A genomic region of Nitrospira lenta contains the following coding sequences:
- a CDS encoding pyridoxal phosphate-dependent aminotransferase, with translation MPSTIAVRDELDKQLTFARVSAKKMGLGCGRGEVVMKRTGNLKMAQLGPSEIRAMTQACVQAKGVNMAQGVCDTAVPLPVLAGAKRAMDQGFNTYTRFDGLAELRQALAKKLARFNGIQADPERNITVSAGATGSFHCACAALLNPGDEVILFEPYYQYHATALQSVDTVPVPVRMHPPDWTFSLAEVERAVTNRTRAIVVNSPGNPSGKVFSRTELEGIAAIATRYDLFVFTDEIYEYMLYDGRQHVSLATLPDMAERTITIGGYSKTFSITGWRIGYSVAAERWAQLIGAMNDLLYVCAPAPLQMGVAAGIHELPDSFYQEMAREYQRKRDRFCEALLRAGLTPSVPQGAYYVLADATRLPGSTGKARAMALLDMAGVAAVPGEAFFSGPEGARFVRFSYAKTESDFDEACRRLATLHL, from the coding sequence ATGCCATCAACCATAGCGGTGAGGGATGAGCTCGACAAGCAGTTGACCTTCGCCCGGGTCTCTGCGAAAAAGATGGGATTGGGATGTGGGAGGGGAGAAGTCGTGATGAAACGAACAGGGAATCTCAAGATGGCGCAGCTCGGACCGTCAGAAATCCGAGCCATGACCCAGGCCTGTGTACAGGCCAAGGGGGTCAATATGGCCCAAGGGGTCTGCGACACGGCCGTTCCTTTGCCGGTCTTGGCGGGCGCCAAGCGCGCCATGGACCAGGGGTTCAACACCTATACGCGATTCGACGGGTTGGCCGAACTACGGCAGGCACTGGCCAAGAAACTGGCTCGCTTCAATGGCATTCAGGCCGATCCTGAGCGCAACATCACGGTGAGCGCCGGGGCAACGGGATCGTTTCATTGTGCCTGCGCCGCTCTTCTGAACCCCGGTGATGAAGTCATTCTCTTCGAACCCTACTACCAGTACCATGCGACGGCGCTGCAATCGGTCGACACCGTTCCGGTGCCGGTGCGGATGCACCCGCCCGATTGGACCTTCTCGCTCGCCGAGGTGGAGCGAGCCGTCACAAACCGCACCAGAGCGATTGTGGTCAATAGCCCCGGCAATCCGTCGGGAAAAGTCTTTTCACGTACCGAGCTGGAAGGGATTGCCGCGATCGCCACGCGCTACGATCTGTTCGTATTCACCGATGAAATTTACGAATACATGCTGTATGACGGCCGGCAACATGTCAGCCTCGCGACCTTGCCGGACATGGCCGAACGGACGATCACAATCGGAGGCTACTCCAAGACATTCAGCATTACCGGGTGGCGCATCGGCTACAGCGTCGCGGCGGAGCGATGGGCGCAGCTCATCGGGGCGATGAACGATCTGTTATATGTCTGCGCGCCGGCGCCGTTGCAAATGGGTGTGGCGGCCGGCATTCACGAGCTGCCGGATTCCTTCTATCAGGAGATGGCCCGGGAGTATCAACGGAAACGGGATCGTTTTTGCGAGGCACTCTTGCGGGCAGGGCTCACGCCGTCTGTTCCTCAGGGCGCCTACTACGTGCTGGCGGATGCGACCCGGCTTCCGGGGAGCACCGGCAAGGCACGCGCGATGGCGCTGCTGGACATGGCCGGTGTGGCCGCTGTTCCAGGGGAAGCCTTCTTCTCAGGGCCTGAAGGCGCGCGGTTCGTGCGGTTCAGCTATGCGAAAACCGAATCTGATTTCGATGAGGCGTGCCGGCGTTTAGCGACACTCCATCTATAA